Proteins from one Cryptomeria japonica chromosome 4, Sugi_1.0, whole genome shotgun sequence genomic window:
- the LOC131053132 gene encoding UPF0496 protein At2g18630-like, with protein MGGEMSKGNYGRVGQEPDWINDYKEACKNDSDVRNFDDKLDDDLKRVANVPLKTALEEGAALNKNFYTQLNNCLGKMNGNQRLLQVALQCIAPANSPPGTAQYDMLLAAALTSPPLAVTIVATPSILYGPSAHWLGSRWIKYENKIKVQREVINIMQKRTYGGLRELEHISFYRT; from the exons ATGGGAGGCGAGATGAGCAAGGGGAATTATGGGAGGGTTGGACAAGAGCCTGATTGGATAAACGATTATAAAGAGGCCTGCAAAAATGATTCAGACGTCAGGAATTTCGACGACAAGCTTGATGATGATCTAAAGCGAGTAGCCAACGTACCGCTGAAAACGGCACTAGAGGAGGGGGCGGCTT TGAATAAAAATTTCTACACTCAGCTGAACAATTGCCTGGGAAAGATGAATGGAAACCAGCGTTTGCTTCAGGTCGCGTTACAGTGCATAGCGCCTGCAAACTCCCCTCCCGGCACGGCACAGTACGACATGT TGCTCGCAGCGGCCTTGACTTCGCCACCGTTAGCAGTGACCATTGTGGCCACCCCATCAATTCTGTATGGCCCCTCGGCCCACTGGTTGGGTTCACGGTGGATAAAATACGAGAATAAGATCAAGGTACAGCGTGAGGTTATCAACATAATGCAGAAAAGAACCTATGGAGGGCTTCGCGAGCTGGAACACATTAGCTTCTACAGAACTTGA